A genomic window from Yoonia sp. R2331 includes:
- a CDS encoding chemotaxis protein CheB, with protein MAARDLTEPLLKPQPLIIGIGASAGGLEALQDFLANLPDNHKYAIVIVQHLDPDHDSLLSSLLAKRTNTPVQTAVEGSAVKAGNIYLIAPGDSLTVADGVLHTEDFAKPRGRRRPIDQFFESLADNSGSNAVAVVLSGTGSDGSNGIRAIKEQGGLVFVQDPEQAKYDGMPRSAIETGAHDLVLPVGEMIEVLNDYFNHLGGLEPEHLTDAQFIERAMKHVRYRTGHDFKNYKPATLLRRIAVRMSVLGITQPNDYLKRLIESPSEVNRLFRDILINVTSFFRDPTTFELLADEVIPEILQTGEPDREVRIWVPGCSTGQEAYSIAMLFADAIERLDLSRKVSIFGTDIDDDALRVARQGVYPNSASDEVPDNLLHKYFNWRPDGYEVSGNLRDMVRFSNQSIIKDPPFSRLDLVTCRNVLIYFNNELQDVSMRVFQYGLRERGFLLLGSSESPGLVDEFFDEVSQKHRLYRRRPGQATRLDLNGSARAASGRSSFEPKKSAKKLAPYAEHLFEDFAPPYVVLSHSGELLFASDGAAKYLQIKPGRPQLDIVKLMRPELSTAVRRILNRKLADQDIVAQDFQGELGDETVRIRISRKILPDEQQLLVFQDKLMAIDVDETRNAIPIVSPPTEYIQELEVELDEARQTIRTTVEELETSNEELKSSNEEMMSMNEELRSANEELTTTNDELNNKIAEVREINGDLENLISSTQIATVFLDSNLKLRSFTPESQKMFRFVSNDQGRRIDDIGTDLDIRQLINDCSIVAKDGRPIETEYPTLGEDRVYRARIVPYLEDDQITGGIVFTLVDITEIRGLAVEADRQKKLAQQHFAEIQELYDISPQAMALIESDMTYSRANKKLAAMNGLEIADIVGKKVNQVIPEMSEQIMPVIEEVFKTGRKVESLRTIGETSSGRSDERVWEADIYPVLSGTDVRGVGVNVRDITEHARMSFELRRMMQELQHRVKNMLANVLALVSRASRDAKQEKEVFAALSQRIQALAQTHKLLTQSNWSSAKLHELLIPELVDVYGADRVKLKGPQIEINARAALSLGMAVHELATNAAKYGCFSVPEGSVSLNWIRQDDGETNDFIFTWKETGGPAPSKDIKDGFGSQLIRSTIEGSLSGAVEIDHGKNGLVCSMRIPASALTEIPDDTIYDMLTP; from the coding sequence ATGGCCGCGCGTGACTTGACGGAACCACTATTGAAACCGCAGCCGCTCATTATTGGCATCGGCGCCTCGGCCGGTGGGTTGGAAGCACTTCAGGATTTTCTGGCCAATCTTCCGGACAATCACAAGTATGCCATTGTAATCGTTCAACACCTTGACCCTGACCATGACAGCCTTTTGTCGTCATTGCTGGCAAAACGCACCAATACACCCGTGCAAACCGCCGTTGAGGGAAGTGCAGTCAAAGCTGGCAACATCTATCTGATCGCACCCGGCGATTCACTCACCGTGGCAGATGGTGTGCTGCACACAGAGGATTTTGCAAAGCCGCGTGGCCGTCGCCGCCCGATTGATCAGTTCTTTGAATCGTTGGCCGACAATTCGGGGTCTAATGCCGTCGCGGTTGTATTGTCCGGCACTGGAAGTGATGGAAGTAACGGCATCCGCGCTATCAAGGAACAGGGTGGGTTGGTCTTTGTCCAAGACCCCGAACAGGCCAAATACGATGGCATGCCCCGTTCTGCCATCGAAACGGGTGCGCATGACTTGGTCTTGCCTGTCGGCGAGATGATCGAAGTACTGAACGACTATTTCAACCACCTTGGCGGGTTAGAGCCGGAACACTTGACTGATGCCCAGTTCATTGAACGGGCCATGAAGCACGTCCGCTACCGCACGGGACATGATTTCAAGAACTACAAACCGGCAACGCTGCTGCGCAGGATCGCGGTGCGGATGTCGGTGCTGGGGATCACACAGCCCAATGATTACCTCAAGCGGCTGATCGAGAGCCCATCAGAAGTGAACCGCCTGTTTCGCGATATCTTAATCAACGTCACCAGCTTCTTTCGCGACCCCACAACGTTTGAACTGCTGGCAGATGAGGTCATTCCCGAAATCTTGCAAACCGGCGAACCTGACCGGGAGGTGCGCATCTGGGTTCCAGGCTGTTCGACCGGACAAGAGGCCTATTCCATCGCGATGCTTTTCGCCGACGCGATTGAACGGCTTGATCTTTCTCGCAAGGTGTCGATCTTTGGAACCGACATTGACGACGATGCCCTGCGGGTCGCGCGGCAAGGCGTCTATCCCAATTCCGCCTCGGACGAGGTGCCCGACAATCTGCTGCACAAGTATTTCAACTGGCGGCCCGACGGTTATGAAGTCTCTGGCAATTTGCGCGACATGGTCCGGTTTTCGAACCAGTCGATCATCAAGGACCCGCCCTTTTCGCGGCTTGATCTGGTCACCTGTCGAAATGTGCTGATCTATTTCAACAATGAACTGCAAGATGTCTCGATGCGGGTGTTCCAATATGGCCTGCGTGAGCGGGGCTTCTTGCTGTTGGGGTCCAGCGAGAGCCCGGGCCTTGTTGACGAGTTCTTTGACGAGGTGTCGCAGAAGCATCGCCTTTATCGCCGCAGGCCGGGTCAAGCTACCCGACTTGATCTCAACGGATCGGCGCGGGCCGCCTCTGGCCGATCATCCTTTGAACCCAAGAAATCCGCAAAGAAGCTCGCCCCCTATGCCGAGCATCTGTTCGAGGATTTTGCCCCCCCCTATGTGGTGCTGAGCCATTCAGGTGAATTGCTCTTTGCATCCGATGGTGCCGCTAAGTACCTGCAAATAAAGCCCGGGCGTCCGCAACTCGACATTGTCAAATTGATGCGGCCAGAGCTTTCGACGGCTGTACGCCGGATCCTGAACCGCAAACTGGCCGATCAAGACATTGTCGCGCAGGACTTTCAAGGCGAGTTGGGCGATGAAACCGTCCGCATCCGCATCAGCCGTAAAATCCTACCCGATGAACAGCAGTTGCTTGTATTTCAAGACAAGCTGATGGCGATTGATGTTGATGAGACCCGCAATGCGATCCCTATCGTCAGCCCGCCGACAGAATATATTCAGGAACTCGAGGTTGAGCTGGACGAGGCCCGCCAGACCATCCGCACCACCGTCGAAGAACTTGAGACATCAAACGAAGAGCTCAAAAGCTCGAACGAAGAAATGATGTCGATGAACGAGGAGTTGCGGTCCGCCAACGAAGAGCTGACCACTACCAATGATGAGTTGAACAACAAGATCGCAGAAGTCCGAGAGATTAACGGCGATCTGGAAAACCTGATCAGCAGCACACAAATTGCCACCGTCTTTCTCGACAGCAACCTGAAACTGCGCAGTTTCACACCAGAATCGCAAAAGATGTTTCGCTTTGTCAGCAACGATCAGGGGCGCCGGATCGATGATATTGGAACCGATCTTGATATCCGCCAGTTGATCAATGACTGCTCGATCGTTGCAAAGGACGGTCGACCAATCGAGACTGAGTACCCGACGCTAGGCGAAGATCGCGTTTATCGTGCGCGCATTGTGCCCTATCTCGAAGATGACCAGATCACTGGCGGCATCGTCTTTACACTGGTCGACATCACCGAAATCCGCGGGCTGGCGGTTGAGGCCGATCGCCAGAAAAAGCTGGCCCAACAGCACTTTGCCGAAATTCAGGAACTTTATGACATCAGCCCTCAGGCCATGGCGCTGATCGAAAGTGATATGACCTATTCGCGGGCCAACAAGAAATTAGCCGCAATGAATGGATTGGAGATTGCCGATATTGTCGGCAAAAAGGTGAACCAGGTTATCCCCGAGATGAGCGAGCAGATCATGCCGGTCATCGAAGAAGTCTTTAAGACCGGCAGGAAAGTCGAAAGCCTGCGCACAATTGGTGAAACGTCTAGTGGCCGCAGCGACGAGCGTGTGTGGGAGGCGGACATCTATCCGGTTTTGTCTGGCACGGATGTCCGCGGCGTTGGGGTGAATGTGCGTGATATCACCGAGCACGCGCGCATGTCATTCGAACTGCGCCGCATGATGCAAGAGCTGCAACATCGCGTAAAAAACATGCTCGCCAATGTCCTCGCGCTCGTGTCGCGTGCCAGCCGAGACGCCAAGCAGGAAAAGGAGGTGTTTGCCGCGCTGTCTCAACGCATCCAGGCACTGGCGCAGACCCACAAGCTGCTGACGCAATCGAATTGGAGCTCCGCCAAACTGCACGAGTTGCTGATCCCCGAACTTGTTGATGTTTATGGCGCCGACCGCGTGAAGTTGAAAGGCCCGCAGATCGAGATCAACGCGCGCGCGGCGCTGTCGTTGGGGATGGCTGTCCACGAACTGGCGACGAATGCGGCAAAATACGGTTGCTTTTCGGTGCCAGAAGGCAGCGTGAGCCTGAATTGGATTCGGCAGGATGATGGCGAAACAAATGACTTTATCTTCACCTGGAAGGAAACCGGCGGACCAGCCCCATCCAAGGACATCAAGGACGGTTTTGGTAGCCAATTGATCCGGTCCACCATCGAAGGCAGTCTTAGCGGCGCTGTTGAGATTGACCACGGCAAAAACGGTCTGGTGTGCAGCATGCGCATCCCCGCAAGCGCACTAACAGAGATACCAGATGACACGATCTACGACATGCTCACCCCCTAA
- a CDS encoding response regulator — protein MTRSTTCSPPKVLYVEDEVIVALDVADGLSQEFGFEVRVAHNLTAAYQMIAREDFTFALLDMNLGHGERSTELGKTLAASGTHVVFASGYNRNEIDEIANFQLIEKPFMLSDIHKAFTAA, from the coding sequence ATGACACGATCTACGACATGCTCACCCCCTAAGGTTCTTTATGTAGAGGACGAAGTTATCGTCGCGTTGGATGTGGCTGACGGGCTTTCGCAAGAGTTCGGTTTTGAGGTGCGCGTCGCACACAACCTGACGGCGGCCTACCAGATGATCGCGCGTGAAGACTTCACCTTTGCGCTGCTGGACATGAACCTTGGCCACGGCGAACGCAGCACAGAACTGGGCAAAACCCTGGCAGCGTCCGGCACACATGTCGTTTTCGCGTCTGGCTACAACCGAAACGAAATTGATGAGATCGCCAATTTCCAACTGATCGAAAAGCCGTTCATGTTGTCAGACATCCACAAGGCGTTTACGGCCGCCTAG